In Pan paniscus chromosome 1, NHGRI_mPanPan1-v2.0_pri, whole genome shotgun sequence, the DNA window tttaattgTTGAACGTGAATGCTTTTATATCATTGGGCATCCACTCTCCAGTCCTCCTTTGTCCCCTCTTGCTTTATACCTGACGGattctaaaaaatttaaattacctgCCTGccctaaaaagtttttttaatttgctggcCCTATTAAAAACAATAGcatcatcaaataaaaatattttaagcagctTAGAGGTATTATATACTtggctttaaaaattatattattatagacATTATTTGCAAGACAATTTACATGTATctcatgtgtttattttaataactttatgATGAGGACACCAATATTATTGCCACTTTTCAAGTAAATAAACAGAGTTTTGGAGTATTAAgtgagaaaaagaggaggaatAGGAGTGATGTGGGAAGAAATCTCCTACTTTAGACAGCATAATCAGGAAAGGTCTATCTAATGAGATGTCATTGGAGAAGTGTCCTGAATGGAGTGAGAGGGagtaccatggaaatatctaggaaAAGAGCTTTATAAGCAGAGAGAATGGCAAGGATAATCACCCCTGTGGCAGTTTTTTGAAGTAAGGAGTTCAGTATGGTTAGTGCAGAGTAAAGTTTGGAGGAGAATGGCAGTGAACAGgagaatggagggaccaggtggagataattgaatcatggggcagttctcatcatagtgagttagttcttacaagatgtgatggttttataaagggcttcccCTTTGTCTGGGCACTCATTTCCCTCTCCTGCTGCCacatgaagaaggacatgtttgcttccctttccgacatgattgtaagcttcctgaggcctcctcagccctgtggaactgtgagtcaattaaacttctttcctttatacattacccagtctcaggcagttctttacagcagtgtgagaacagactaatacagtaaatcggTACAgagagagtggggcactgctataaggatacccaaaaatgtggaagcaactttggaactgagtaaccaacagaggctggaacagtttagaggactcagaagaagacaaaaaaatgtgggaaagtttggaacttcctagagacttgttgagtggctttgaacaaaatgctgatagtaatatggacaataaagtttaggctgaggaggtctcagatggagatgagaaacttgttgggaactggagcaaaagtggctcttgctgtgctttagcagagactggcagcattttgcccctgccctagagatttatggaactttaaacctgagagagatgattttatgtatctggcagaagaaatttctaagcagcaaagcattcaagagaaagcagagcatgaaagttcAAAAATTCGCAGGCTGGCAatgggatagaaaagaaaaccctattttctggggaggaattcaaacTAGCAGCAGAAGTTTGCATACATAACAAGAAattgaatgttaatcaccaagacaatggggaaaatgtctcaagggcatgtcagagatcttatGGTGGGCCTTTCTatcacaggcctagaggcctaggagggaaaaaacggtttcctgggctgggtccagggTCCCACTACTGTGTGTAGCCTTGGGACTGTGTCACGGCCACTCCAGCCGTGGCTAAatggggccaaggtacagctcaggaaattgcttcagagggtgcaaacccccagccttggcagcttccataaGGTCTTGGTCTTGTGGGTACACAGAGAACAAGAATaaggtttgggaacttctgcctagatttcagaggatatatggaaacacctgggTGTCCAGGTAGAATTCTGCTGCAAGGTCAgagccctcatagagaacctctgctagggcaatgtggaaggaaaatgtgggatcaaagcccccacacagagtcccctctggggcactgcctagtggagctgtgagaagagagccactgtCCTTCATTCCCCAAAATGGTAGatacactgacagcttgcactgtgtgcctggaaaagctgcagaaacTCAATGCCAGCTGTGAAAGCAGCTTGGGTGGGAgtgctgtatcctgcaaagccacagggacagagcttcCCAAAGCCTTTGGAGCCCACCtattgcatcagtgtgacctggatgtaaTACATAgattcaaaggagatcatttcagagctttaagctCTGACTGTccagctggatttcagacttgcatggggcctgtagctcctttgttttggccgatttctcccatttggaatggatgtatttacccaatgtctgtaccctcactgtatctaggaagtaactaacttgcttttgattttacaggctcataggcagaagggacttgccttgtcaccaacaagactttggactgtggacttttgagttaatgctgaaaatagttaatatttggggggactgttgggaaggcttgattgtgttttgaaatgtgaggacatgagatttgggaaagggtcaggggtggaattatatggtttggctgtgtccctacctaaatttcatcttgaattttagttccctTAATCCCCATTTGTTGTAGGAGGGAACaggtggaaataattgaatcacggaGACAGTTTCTCCCACCCTGTTCTTGTCATAGTGAgttaattctcatgagatctgatggttttataaggggcttccctctTTGCTAGGCACTCatttttctctcctgccaccacgtgaagaagacaatgtttgcttccctttccactatgactgtgagtttcctgaggcctcccagctctgtggaactgtgagtcaaattaaaactctttcctttataaattacccagtcttgggcagttctttatagcagcatgagaacggactaatacagtgtcCATTTGATATGTCTATAGTTCTACCATGCACAtgaatcacttttttttctctctctctctgaccttcttgGCCATGGGAATTTGATAATCCCTTCTCTATAAATCTAACACTGATCATCTGTCTGGTAGAAGAGGGTCTCATATACTCAAAGCACCATAAATGAATTTATCTTGGTATGCTTATTTAAATTGTAGCAATCCATTCCCATGTTAGTTCCTTCTTTACCACTTTATCAAAACAGAAGACAAATGAGCTCAGTGGCTTGGATGTAttcttctttgcatttattttaaaaatgtgacagaTATTGTCATGGAATGTGCaaaagaaatcaatttttaaaaatgaaaaaatatatttacacgtAATTATTTAGCACAGCTTGTTATTCaacccccccacctccacccctgtGCCCTCAATTTTTGCAATTTTGCCTGCACTGCACTTCCTGTCCTGGAGCCTGAAACAGTCTGAGTCTATTTGTTTGAACTGTGTTGAGGAAGGAAGTGGGATTGGGGGAGGGTACAGCTGAACATTGACTGTACTTCTATATCCATGATCTCACTGGCCCATTTTCTCCAACATCAGAGAAAGATTTTGGAAGGGTGTACAATTGGTATGCAAGTTTTTATCCTCCTTACATTGATGGCAAAAATCAGATCTATTTAATCTACTGTCCTCCACAAATTGGTCCATAGACTCATCAGATTAGGAATGGGATTTGAGGGCTTCCAAATTCCCATGGCTTTTGGTTGCAGGACTCCATGATGACTTTGATCAGCCTTGCCATCTTGTGGGTACCTTAGCATTAGATTGAGTTATGTTGCTAGGAGATGATTATTCATCAGCTGATCATTAAGCATATGGGGCTTACTTGGCTCCCCCTATCAATTTgtgtcaaaataaattaattgtagACCTGTCTTGTTTTATGAAAAAGCAATGTGATAGTCTTTAAATTTATCTTTCTAAACAAGACACAAGTTTACACATTACCCAGCACAGTAACCCCTCTTGGTATTGTTGACCTAAAAGGAAGAAGTGTAGGAAAAACTGATataagtagagagtttatttgggccaagcaTGAGGGTTACAACCCAACTGTATGGAGACAAGTTGTCGTGAACAATACACATTCTTATTAGCAACAGTTATAAGTaggttttcaaagaaaaagaagaggcagttCCTAAGTTATTTACCACGAATTTACATTGAAACAGCGTAAGCTATCAATTGGCTATAAATTGCTCTCTGTATCAAATTCCAGGAAAATGAAGATAATGCGCAAGGCAGCTAGTCGGGAACAAAATGACTTTAAACAATTGCCCCCAGCTATGGTTGTGGAGGGGCAGTGTGGCACACGGGAAGCAAGACTAAAGGACCATACTTATGTCTCTCTGGGCCTGCATACCTCATAGAACTCAAActgctctatttttcttttctctacattttATTGAGGTAGATGGTGGGTGAGTTTGCACAAAGCTACAAATTTCTGTCAGAAACAGTCACTTTCTAATGCAACCACCTAACCTGCCCATTCACACCACAGAGGCTCTAGCACTGACATTTCAACTGTCTCCACAACATCACTCTCACTTTAAGATGATATTCTCCCTCCCAACACACATATAGGTCATCTGCTATACTCCTTAGCACTATTTTTCTAAGAAGAATTTAGTGTCTTTGACTGAGCTGTACATCTTGCTTAACCGTAAAGAATGTAAAGTTTCAAAAATCCTGGATGACCTCTAAAATGTAGCAAAATGATAATTCCCACCACCCCTCAGGGTGGTAGAAAAAGATCAGGGAAATCCACAAAATGGAAAATATCCTCCCAGAAAAAAGATGTTTCCCCCTTTTTGAGGCCTCCTCACCAATATTTCCTAACCTaaatttcaaatatgtatttaacTCCATTTGATGTTTAAGTGTTTCCAAAGCAATGTAGAGCCAGAGAATAAGAAGTTGTGGTATCATTTTGCCAATACTGTCCATTTTAGCACAAAAGGGATAACTTAGTGTCAACATTTATGCTCCTAAAGGATGTTGGGTCAAATGAAATGTTCCTCATTGTTTCTCTCTCTTGATCTCTCCTTCACTCCTTCTCTTCCTTGCAGGATCTCCAACTCCTTCATAAGGGCACTCTGTGTTACCcctttaaacaaaataaagaagtcCTACATTCTGCCCAGATTTTTTTCAGGCTCCACCAAAGCGATGGGTGAATTATGGCCCAAAAGTTGGTGAGGATGATGGTGAACCTTCAATCACCTTCAGTCTCCCAACCAACAATGGTCATGGCTTGGTTTCTCCCTGGATTACATGGAGAAAATCATGCCCTACTTTTTGGACCTGTTGCTTCTACATTTGTATGGTAACTGTGAAACCATCCTAATGAACAGCAAACATTAACCACTACATAAAATGTAGACTTTGAATAAAAACACAGCTAAGTACTAACCAGCTTGCCCTTTAAGCCAATTCCTTGTAGCTACTTACAGCATGACTGTTAGCTCCTTTCCTTATAGTTTCTTACTGCCTAAAAGTCACATAGATGTGGTCACAAGGCACTAACTTCCCTTAGTTATTTCTATAAGATAACATATGTAACATTAAGAAACATCAAGTTTCTATCTAAAAGGTTTTCCAGATCTTGGAATCCCATGGGTCTGCTGACACCAGTCAGTCTGAAGACCCCCTccaaggaactgactcagcaaaaaaaaaaaaaaaaaaaaaaaaacttccagttTTCATCTctgtatgttttatttcattcccTATACCCCAACAAATCAGCAGCTCCAGACCTTCAGCACCTTACCTGCCTTTCTCTTAAAAATCCTAAACTTAGACTCAGCAGGGAGGTAGATTTGAGGTTTCCTCAACCTTCCTCATTTTTCTGCCATTCAATTATTAAACGCTTTCTCTACTGCAATACCTGCTGTTTTGGTATATTGGTGTGTTACTGTGCAATAAGAACAACTCTGGTGAgcctaaaataactttttctggTTGCCTCTCTAACTTTGTTCCCAATATCTACTTGTAGGCCTACCTCCTCAATTTCCATGGTTCTCCTATtcctaggtctttttttttttttttttttttgagacggagtctcgctctgtcgcccaggctggagtgcagtggcgcgatctcggctcactgcaagctccgcctcccgggttcacgccattctcctgcctcagcctcccgagtagctgggactacaggcacccgctaccacgcccggctaattttttgtatttttagtagagacggggtttcaccgtgttagccaggatggtctcgatctcctgacctcatgatccgcccgcctcggcctcccaaagtgctgggattacaggcgtgagccaccgcgcccggcccctaggTCTTTTTTAAAGACTTAATTTCTTCCACTGAATTGTGTCTCCTGAACATTCACTTGAGCACAACTTCACTTGCAGCCTTGCTTTAGGAACTATTCCATAACTGGACATAAGAAACTCTTGCTTTCTTAATATCTATGACTACCCAAAAGATGAGTATAATTCTGATTAAAACTAAATTAGACTGTCAGAATGTGGATAACTATTGAACCAAAGCATATTATTTTGAAGAAGACTAAGAATTTGGAGAAGAGAATTAGGAagtctttaaggaaaaaaaaaagtgaaagctaTCTTTtgggaattttgtttttctttcttaatagtaCTAGCTTTCACAGCTAGTAAGAGGACTTCAGAATTATTTGGAGCATAAATATAAGAACTTTCTTACTGATTTGCCCCAGTAACCTAAATGGAAGGACACATGGCTAGGATGATTTGGAATTCAATTAATGAAAATCAAGCATGGGTTTGTTAGAagaggaatatttattttttcccatagaaataaaatgtaaattgttaaaaaaaagttggctcattttaattaattcaattaCTTAGAGTCATTCATATTTTCATTCAGATATAAATGAAACactcttccttctttatttttatttcctctccccagcttttcattctctttcagtcttcctttctgtttttcatttgtttgttttgttttatttggtttttttgagccaggatctcactctttctccctggctagagtacagtggcacaatctcagctcaccgtagcctccacctccaaggctcaatcaatcatcctgagtaactgggactacaggcacgtgccatcatacccagctaatttttgtggggtttgttttgttctttcttttttttttttgcagtggagatggggtttcatcatgttgcccaggctagttttcctttctatatacagaaaaatttaaagtgaATGTGATGTTGGAGAGAGTGGGAAGGAAAAGTAATGGCAAGTATGCTTGCTTgttaccaggcactgtgctaagctctGTGAATACATAGATAAGTAAAATCCACGctgtttctcaaagaactcacaaTCTGTTTAAGAAGCAGATGTCTATACAATAATTTTATAACTATTATTCAATGTGATTAGTACTCACATAGCTCTATATAGAGTGTTATAGAGAATAAATTAGAGAATATCTCATTTTTCCTAGAGTGGTTTAAAAAGATGTCACAGAAACTGAATTGTAAATGGTACAGAAATATGGAGGGGTGGTTTGCAGTAGGACCTATCTTAGCCCACCGCTTCTCAGGTTTTGGCCTTTGAACTTGAGATATGACTGTTCCAAGGACAGAAGGCAAAATGAACAAAAGCAAAATCTGAAGCAGGCTGTCAATAGAGATTGACTCTCATTGCGGCACACCAGTACAGGCTGGGCCAAATGTCAGAATCAAGGCAACTTATCTCAAATGCAGGGCTGTAACGCTCTCTCAATTGCACctgaaaatgaaacaaacaagagTGGAAATGAAACATATATCCTAATGTAGCTTTCAGGACTAGGGCATGCAGGTGGGCCCCAGTCATCTAATAACTGATGTATAACTTAGGATTTTTCAAAAGGCACCAGTGATCTATGAGAGGGGGAGAAAAGGGCCAGATTACCAGTTTCCTCAAGAGGCAAATCTTCTAAAAAATCATCTGCAGCCCGCAGCATCTGCCTCAGTGCAGAGAGGATCAGAATATCCTTCATGGGGTCCAGTTCCAAATCTGAAGCATAATTTCCAACCATCAAAATATTGGAAATAGGAATGCCTAGCATTTTATGGACATTCATGACCTGtggaaagtatatttaaaaagtgtaagtcttgtatttaatatttgaaatttgaccaattttaaatacaatttaagaaagaaaccaaaagagCAATGGCTTAATAAGTTATCTTCGGAACATACAATAATTCAGATCATTGCAGTTTTAAAGTGTGATATAAATTTGAATTAATCAAGCAATTGATCCCATTCTTCATTTCCCTGCAAATACACTCTGtgaacacatatacacatacagacacacacacacacacacacacacatatgattgTGATACTATTACAATAATATCTGGTTATGATCAGCATTTTTTACCTGGCTTTGAGAAGTCATAGATCTACTCATGTTTAAAAAGTTGTCTTGAAGAACCTCACTGCAATCATCCACTTTAGTAAGCAAGGCCACATATGCTATACCTGTATCAAATAGATAAATCAGTTATTTTATATCATAAATAGCAATGTGTCAACAAGTTATTAAATATGTGTGAAAGCAACTCTATAGGGTGATTTTGAGAGCTGAAGAATGAAATATCCCCAATACATCCCAATATGGAGCCTGAAGCTTTTCTAGAGGAGAAATGatctttgatcttttttttccaACATGTGACAGCATTTTTCAATGCAACTAAATCCACACTAAATTGCAATCATCTACGATTCCATTCAAATGGTTTGTTTTAAATTGGTCAAGGGGAAAAAAGGGGTTGCTGGACTTTGGGGACTAAAAAGAACcacaagaaaaagaggaagtgagGAGGGTTGTGTATGAGCATTTATGAGAGCAAACTGTACTGATTTCACAGTTCTAATAGGGACCTACTCCTTTCTCCCTCAAACCACAGGGATTGAATTAGTAAATCACATTTGACTTCTAAACAAATCAAAATTCTGCTATGCTAACAACTGCTTATGAGGAAAATATAAGATTAATTTCAAATGCCAGTCAAGGAAGCTCCCAGGACTCTTTTAACAGGGCTTTTAGTACCTTCTTCCTACTAAaatcttgtgtttattttttccattactAAATGATTTCCTTTACTACCTTCTCTTCATTCAGGTTTCAGAGGAATAACTAGCAAAGTTGGCCAATTAATACCTAGGTTCTGGTAGAGGGCAGTTCTCAGTTGACacctataatttttttcaacctCTGTTGCAATGTAATTCTTCTGTTTCAAAATTAATACAATGTCCTTTCAGAGGTCCTAAGTCAGCACACTAAGTTGCATTAAGCATTGCCATCCAGCACGCCAAGGACAATGTGTTGCCATACATCCttgaaaagtcattttaaaacttAGCATTTCTGTCTTACCCCAAACCCTCCATAATTTTAGAGCTGTTAAGTGCTTATATAAGCTTATATATTTACATTGTGTATATCTAATGTTCACTACTCAGACTTTTGTTAGACAGTTTATTAAGTTCAGATGCAAaacttattatccccattttagaagAACAGGAGATAAAGTTCAGAGCAATTAAATTACCTTTCTCGAGGTCAAAGTTTACTACTATTTAAAAACTAGGTTCACTTAAGCAAGACCATGCTCTATACATTAAACTGCATAGCACTTTTCGGAACCTAAATATGTGATCTTTCCACTGATAAAGTAAGCAACGAGGCTTTGGAGTATAAATTCCCCaacaattctttatattaaaatctTTTGGAAGTTCAGTGAGAGTACTTCCAGTTCTGGACCAAATGGAGTAGACACACTTTTCCCTCTTCTTTACACTAAATGTAGCTAAAATCTCTGGACATTATGCATAAATCAAACATAAAGATTGAAAAGTGCAGAGAATGCAATTTGGCTAGAGACCTTGAGACCCAAGAAACAATACAGAGATGAGCtctctaggttttctttttacttcataTGTCCCAGATTGGCTTTTGGAGACACTCACAActggaaaatacaaattagagccagcaaaaaggaaaattttttttgctgttgactAGTTCCATCTAGTCAAAGCATGAGAAAAAGGACAGTgtagcaagacagaaaactttcagaaaataGCCACACTACCCCAGTCAAACACCACAGAATTCACCTTAGCCCTATCCATGGATATGTCCTTCCCTTTCCCAACTTTCACCCTTAGCCAAGGTAGTATCAGAGAAGCAAAAAATGTAGGGAGCCAGGACATTTATACCTGCACTATACTAACAAGGTCCCTCTTGATGGTGTCAAGGGAGGCTACTTGGGGATCCTAGACTTCCACCGAATCAGCAGCAATGAGGTGCTCTTTTCCCTCTCTGGCAGTGTCAGAGGAGAACAAGTGAGAAGCTGGAACTTTAGCCTTCATTAACCTTCGATGCAAGGAGGCTTCTAGCCCCTGTGATGTCAGGGTATCCTATATGGGGCACAGTAAGAAAGTGCCCTTTCTCCAAGGGTGTCAAACAAGGCCTTATGCGAAACCTGTACTTTCCATCTTACCAGTATCAGAATATGTTTGCTAAAACACAAGATGTAAGATCCAGAGTCATAAAATAAAGTACCTAAAATATCGAAGATGCAATTAAAAATCATTTGTCACATCAAAACCCAGGAAATTCTCAACTTGAATGAGAAAAGCTAATCAGAAGATCATGACCCTAATTAGA includes these proteins:
- the IFI44L gene encoding interferon-induced protein 44-like isoform X3; translation: MLCDTMGLDGAEGAGLCMDDIPHILKGCMPDRYQFNSRKPITPEHSTFITSPSLKDRIHCVAYVLDINSIDNLSSKMLAKVKQVHKEVLNCGIAYVALLTKVDDCSEVLQDNFLNMSRSMTSQSQVMNVHKMLGIPISNILMVGNYASDLELDPMKDILILSALRQMLRAADDFLEDLPLEETGAIERALQPCI